A window of the Microvirga terrae genome harbors these coding sequences:
- a CDS encoding sugar ABC transporter ATP-binding protein, producing the protein MESVLRAENISKSFGPIEVLSGISLDLKPGEVHAVIGENGAGKSTLMRILSGHIAPTKGSLHLNGQPITFSGPVDAESHGIVLVHQEILLAPDLTVAQNLFLGREIRRFGFVDDKVMRDRTRAILRELGTGIDPDREVSRLSIADRQLVQIARALLVPHKVVAFDEPTAVLTPVEAESLFEIIRKLRSQGVSVLYISHRLNEVKAVADRVTVLRDGRHIATRDIEGLEPLEMARLMVGRDMSKLYPDKPATASDQPLLGVRDMVVPGYVENASFTLHRGEILGFGGLIGAGRTELFEALVGLRPGHGTITLDGKQVHFRDAREAMAAGIVYLSEDRKGKGLLLQQNLRVNLTLAALEKFSHGSFIDGGGEEKALDRAIKDFDIRTRRRDLLAGQLSGGNQQKLLLAKMMLVEPRIVIIDEPTRGVDIGTKEQIYRFIASLAAEGRAVVVISSEMQELIGLCHRVVVMRNGRVAGEVAQGDLSEDSIVYLATGVHEERAAEIAAGHA; encoded by the coding sequence ATGGAATCCGTTCTTCGCGCAGAGAACATCTCGAAATCCTTCGGACCGATCGAGGTCCTGAGCGGCATTTCACTGGATCTGAAGCCCGGCGAGGTCCATGCCGTCATCGGCGAGAACGGAGCCGGCAAATCGACTCTGATGCGGATCCTGTCAGGCCACATCGCGCCCACGAAAGGCAGCCTGCATCTGAACGGCCAGCCGATCACCTTCTCTGGGCCCGTGGATGCGGAGAGCCACGGCATCGTTCTCGTGCACCAGGAAATCCTTCTTGCGCCCGACCTGACGGTTGCGCAGAACCTCTTCCTCGGCCGCGAGATCCGGCGCTTCGGCTTCGTCGACGACAAGGTGATGCGCGATCGGACACGGGCGATCCTGCGTGAACTTGGCACCGGCATTGATCCCGACCGTGAGGTCAGTCGCCTGTCCATCGCCGACCGGCAGCTGGTGCAGATCGCCCGAGCGCTGCTGGTGCCGCACAAGGTGGTGGCCTTCGACGAGCCGACCGCGGTTCTCACGCCGGTCGAGGCCGAGAGTCTGTTCGAGATCATCCGGAAGCTGCGCTCCCAGGGCGTCTCCGTCCTCTACATCTCGCACCGCCTGAATGAGGTGAAGGCGGTTGCCGACCGTGTCACCGTGCTGCGCGACGGGCGCCACATCGCGACCCGCGACATCGAAGGCCTGGAGCCGCTCGAGATGGCTCGTCTCATGGTCGGCCGCGACATGTCCAAGCTCTATCCGGACAAGCCGGCGACCGCCTCCGACCAGCCCCTTCTTGGCGTTCGCGACATGGTGGTGCCCGGCTATGTGGAGAACGCGTCCTTCACCCTGCATCGCGGCGAGATCCTCGGCTTCGGCGGCCTGATCGGCGCCGGCCGTACCGAACTGTTCGAAGCGCTCGTGGGGCTTCGTCCGGGCCATGGCACGATCACCCTCGACGGCAAGCAGGTTCATTTCCGCGATGCGCGCGAAGCGATGGCAGCGGGCATCGTCTATCTCTCCGAGGACCGGAAGGGCAAAGGCCTGCTGCTCCAGCAGAACCTCCGGGTCAACCTGACCCTGGCAGCCCTCGAAAAGTTCAGCCATGGGTCCTTCATTGATGGCGGCGGCGAGGAGAAGGCGCTCGACAGGGCGATCAAGGACTTCGACATCCGCACCCGGCGGCGCGATCTTCTCGCCGGGCAGCTGTCTGGCGGCAATCAGCAGAAGCTGCTGCTCGCCAAGATGATGCTGGTCGAGCCCCGCATCGTCATCATCGACGAGCCGACCCGTGGCGTCGACATCGGCACCAAGGAGCAGATCTACCGCTTCATCGCTTCCCTCGCCGCCGAAGGCCGCGCGGTCGTCGTCATCTCGTCCGAAATGCAGGAACTGATCGGCCTGTGCCATCGCGTCGTGGTGATGCGCAACGGGCGCGTCGCAGGCGAGGTTGCTCAGGGCGATCTGTCGGAAGATTCCATCGTTTATCTCGCCACCGGCGTCCATGAGGAAAGGGCGGCGGAAATCGCCGCAGGCCACGCATGA